The proteins below are encoded in one region of Strix aluco isolate bStrAlu1 chromosome 8, bStrAlu1.hap1, whole genome shotgun sequence:
- the ABL2 gene encoding tyrosine-protein kinase ABL2, whose protein sequence is MGQQVGRVGEPGAGLQHQPPPQQQQQPRGLRGSSAARPAGRRREAAGRTAEGGFNIFTQHEALHRPYGCDVEPQALNEAIRWSSKENLLGATESDPNLFVALYDFVASGDNTLSITKGEKLRVLGYNQNGEWSEVRSKNGQGWVPSNYITPVNSLEKHSWYHGPVSRSAAEYLLSSLINGSFLVRESESSPGQLSISLRYEGRVYHYRINTTSDGKVYVTAESRFSTLAELVHHHSTVADGLVTTLHYPAPKCNKPTVYGVSPIHDKWEMERTDITMKHKLGGGQYGEVYVGVWKKYNLTVAVKTLKEDTMEVEEFLKEAAVMKEIKHPNLVQLLGVCTLEPPFYIVTEYMPYGNLLDYLRECNREEVSAVVLLYMATQISSAMEYLEKKNFIHRDLAARNCLVGENHVVKVADFGLSRLMTGDTYTAHAGAKFPIKWTAPESLAYNTFSIKSDVWAFGVLLWEIATYGMSPYPGIDLSQVYDLLEKGYRMEQPEGCPPKVYELMRACWKWNPPDRPSFAETHQAFETMFHDSSISEEVAEELGRTASSSSIVPYLPRLPMLPSKTRTLKKQAENKENIEGTQDTVEHSASSSAPGFIRSTQPTSGSPALPRKQRDKSPSSLLEDAKETTFTRDRKGGFFSSFMKKRNAPTPPKRSSSFREMENQPHKKYELTGNFSSVASLQHVDGFSFAPAQQDASLAPPKCYGGGFVQRTFYNDDGTGTSSGGGVSTSGGWSGITGFFTPRLIKKTLGLRAGKPTGNEEASKPFPRSNSTSSMSSGLPEQDRMAMTLPRNSQRSKVQLERTVSTSSQPDESTGRANDLLPKRFEEGPALTRERPKAKLLPRGATALPFRTPSGSEEKEGPGLAAASKGKEKNSAQRQGALEDGERPGWSSPVKAAAILPTTHNHKVPVLISPTLKHTPADVQLIGTDSQGNKFKLLSEHQVTSSGDRDRPRRVKPKCAPPPPPVIRLLQQPAACSDAAEELSNVAGAQHGLDSSEGSKKAAAAAPVGGKSGRPVMPPPQVPLSSSSTSPVKMANGTAGAKVALRKTKQAAEKISADKISKEALLECADLLSSAIAEPTPNSQLVDTGHQLLDYCSGYVDCIPHTRNKFAFREAVSKLELSLQELQVSSTAASVPGANPVLNNLLSCVQEISDVVQR, encoded by the exons AGGCCCTGCACCGCCCCTACGGTTGCGATGTTGAACCCCAGGCACTGAACGAAGCCATCAGATGGAGCTCCAAGGAGAACCTGCTTGGAGCCACTGAGAGCGATCCCAATCTCTTTGTTGCACTTTACGATTTTGTAGCAAGCGGTGACAACACGCTCAGCATCACCAAAG GTGAGAAGTTGCGAGTCCTGGGTTACAACCAGAATGGTGAATGGAGTGAGGTACGTTCGAAGAATGGGCAGGGCTGGGTACCAAGCAACTACATCACGCCGGTGAACAGCCTGGAAAAGCATTCATGGTACCATGGGCCAGTGTCACGCAGTGCAGCAGAGTATTTGTTGAGCAGTCTCATCAATGGCAGCTTCCTGGTTCGTGAAAGCGagagcagcccagggcagctATCCATCTCGCTCAGGTACGAAGGACGTGTTTACCACTACAGGATCAATACCACCTCAGATGGAAAG GTATATGTGACAGCAGAAAGCCGTTTCAGCACACTAGCAGAGCTAGTGCACCATCACTCAACAGTAGCAGATGGACTGGTGACAACTTTGCATTACCCAGCACCCAAGTGCAATAAGCCCACTGTCTATGGAGTGTCCCCCATCCACGACAAGTGGGAGATGGAGCGGACTGACATCACCATGAAGCACAAACTTGGGGGAGGGCAGTATGGTGAGGTGTACGTTGGTGTCTGGAAGAAATACAATCTCACGGTTGCTGTGAAAACATTAAAG GAAGATACCATGGAGGTGGAAGAGTTCTTGAAAGAAGCTGCTGTGATGAAGGAGATCAAGCACCCAAATCTAGTGCAGTTGTTAG GTGTATGTACCCTGGAGCCACCCTTTTACATTGTGACAGAATACATGCCGTATGGGAACCTGCTAGACTATTTACGGGAATGCAACCGGGAGGAAGTGAGTGCCGTTGTGCTACTCTACATGGCCACTCAGATCTCGTCTGCTATGGAATACCTGGAGAAGAAGAACTTCATTCACAG GGACCTGGCAGCACGGAACTGCTTAGTTGGAGAAAATCATGTGGTGAAGGTGGCTGACTTTGGCTTAAGTCGACTTATGACTGGAGATACCTACACAGCTCATGCTGGAGCCAAGTTCCCAATCAAATGGACGGCTCCTGAGAGCCTGGCCTATAACACCTTTTCAATCAAATCAGATGTGTGGG cCTTTGGGGTGCTGTTATGGGAAATTGCTACCTATGGAATGTCACCATACCCAGGCATTGACCTCTCTCAGGTGTATGATCTGCTGGAAAAGGGCTATCGGATGGAACAACCTGAGGGGTGCCCTCCAAAGGTTTACGAATTGATGAGGGCAT GCTGGAAGTGGAACCCACCAGACCGGCCTTCCTTTGCTGAGACCCACCAGGCTTTTGAAACCATGTTCCATGACTCGAGCATCTCAGAGG agGTAGCAGAGGAGCTTGGAAGAACAGCCTCTTCCTCATCCATAGTTCCTTACTTGCCCCGGTTACCCATGCTTCCCTCCAAGACTAGAACACTGAAGAAACAGGCAGAGAACAAGGAGAACATTGAAGGCACACAAGATACTGTGGAGCACTCGGCTTCCAGCTCAGCACCAG GTTTTATCAGAAGCACACAGCCAACAAGTGGGTCTCCCGCGCTGCCTCGCAAGCAGAGGGACAAGTCACCCAGCAGCCTGTTGGAGGATGCCAAAGAGACCACTTTCACCAGGGACAGAAAAGGTGGCTTCTTCAGCTCCTTTATGAAGAAGAGGAATGCTCCCACGCCTCCCAAGCGCAGCAGTTCCTTCCGGGAGATGGAGAATCAGCCCCATAAGAAATACGAGCTGACGGGTAACTTTTCATCTGTTGCTTCCTTGCAGCACGTGGACGGGTTCTCTTTTGCTCCCGCGCAGCAGGACGCAAGCCTGGCGCCACCCAAGTGCTATGGCGGGGGCTTTGTTCAGAGGACCTTCTACAACGACGATGGCACTGGTACCAGCAGTGGTGGGGGTGTAAGCACCAGTGGTGGGTGGTCGGGCATCACTGGTTTCTTTACACCACGCTTGATTAAAAAGACACTGGGTTTACGAGCAGGAAAACCCACTGGCAATGAAGAAGCTTCAAAGCCTTTTCCAAGGTCAAACTCTACATCTTCCATGTCCTCAGGGCTTCCAGAGCAGGATAGGATGGCAATGACCCTTCCCAGAAATTCCCAGAGGTCAAAAGTCCAGCTGGAACGGACAGTGTCCACCTCCTCTCAGCCCGATGAGAGCACAGGGAGGGCCAATGACCTGCTTCCCAAAAGGTTTGAAGAAGGCCCTGCTTTGACCAGAGAGAGACCAAAAGCAAAACTCTTGCCAAGGGGTGCCACAGCACTCCCTTTCCGAACGCCCTCCGGATCGGAAGAAAAGGAGGGTCCAGGGCTAGCAGCAGCTTCTAAgggtaaagaaaaaaacagtgccCAACGACAAGGGGCCCTTGAGGATGGCGAGAGACCGGGGTGGTCATCTCCAGTAAAGGCTGCAGCAATACTTCCAACCACTCATAACCACAAAGTGCCAGTCCTAATCTCACCCACTCTAAAACACACTCCAGCAGACGTGCAGCTCATTGGCACAGACTCTCAGGGTAATAAATTTAAGCTCTTATCTGAGCATCAGGTCACTTCTTCCGGCGACAGGGACCGGCCCAGACGGGTAAAACCAAAGTGTGCTCCACCTCCACCACCAGTGATAAGGCTCCTACAACAGCCAGCTGCCTGCTCAGATGCAGCAGAAGAGCTGAGCAACGTGGCGGGAGCGCAGCATGGACTGGATTCGAGTGAAGGGAGtaagaaggcagcagcagcagcacctgttGGTGGAAAATCTGGGAGGCCTGTGATGCCTCCACCTCAAGTGCCTCTGTCATCGTCTTCCACCTCCCCAGTGAAAATGGCCAACGGCACGGCTGGCGCAAAAGTAGCGCTAAGAAAGACCAAACAGGCAGCCGAGAAAATCTCCGCAGACAAAATCAGCAAGGAAGCACTGCTGGAGTGCGCAGATCTTCTCTCGAGTGCCATCGCCGAGCCGACACCAAACAGCCAGCTGGTGGACACAGGGCACCAGCTGTTGGATTACTGCTCAGGCTACGTGGACTGCATCCCGCATACACGCAACAAATTTGCCTTCCGGGAAGCCGTGAGCAAACTGGAACTCAGCCTGCAGGAACTGCAGGTGTCCTCGACAGCTGCTAGCGTCCCTGGGGCAAACCCCGTCCTTAATAACTTATTGTCATGTGTCCAAGAAATCAGCGATGTGGTGCAAAGGTAG